One segment of Primulina tabacum isolate GXHZ01 chromosome 6, ASM2559414v2, whole genome shotgun sequence DNA contains the following:
- the LOC142549595 gene encoding ATP-dependent DNA helicase DDM1-like isoform X2, with product MLTRSKDDGSAEDLTLTDEERAEKEQAKLVPLLTGGKLKSYQIKGLKWMISLWQNGLNGILADQMGLGKTIQTISFLAHLKGNGLHGPYLIIAPLSTLSNWLSEIGRFAPSLDAIIYHGDKKERAEIVRKYMPRTIGPNFPIIITSYEVALSDARRHLRHYGWKYLVVDEGHRLKNSKCKLVKELKQVSVENKLLLTGTPLQNNLAELWSLLNFILPDIFSSHEEFESWFDFSGKCNNEEDKEQLEEKRRAQVVAKLHAILRPFLLRRMKADVEHMLPLKKEIILYATLTEHQKNFQDHLVNRTLESHLRERTDTAHNGMKGRLNNLMVQLRKNCNHPDLLESSFDSSGFYPPVQQIVEQSGKFHLLDRLLAKLLARNHKVLIFSQWTKILDIMDYYFSEKGLEVCRIDGSVRLAERRRQINEFNDVNSDCKIFLLSTRAGGLGINLTAADTCILYDSDWNPQMDLQAMDRCHRIGQTKPVHVYRLSTAQSVEGRILRRAFSKLKLEHVVLGKGQFQQERSKADGIDTMTEEELLAILRDDEDEKDRWIQTDISDEDLERVLDRSDLVMKSSEEDEKSTSKSAVIPLKGPGWEVVIPTATGGVLANLSS from the exons ATGCTTACAAGATCTAAAGATGATGGTTCTGCTGAAGATTTGACCCTCACAGATGAAGAAAGAGCTGAAAAAGAGCAAGCCAAACTGGTACCTCTGTTGACTGGTGGAAAGTTAAAGTCTTATCAAATTAAAGGTTTGAAGTGGATGATCTCTTTGTGGCAAAATGGACTAAACGGGATCCTCGCTGATCAGATGGGACTCGGGAAAACAATTCAGACTATTTCCTTTCTTGCACACCTCAAAGGAAATGGATTACATGGACCTTATTTGATTATTGCTCCTCTCTCCACTCTCTCTAATTGGTTGAGTGAAATCGGAAG GTTTGCGCCCTCTCTGGATGCAATAATTTACCATGGTGATAAGAAAGAAAGGGCTGAAATTGTTAGAAAGTACATGCCTAGGACAATAGGTCCCAATTTCCCTATTATCATTACTTCTTACGAAGTCGCTCTAAGTGATGCAAGAAGACATTTGAGGCATTACGGCTGGAAATACCTCGTTGTTGATGAG GGGCACAGGTTGAAGAACTCAAAGTGTAAATTGGTGAAGGAACTAAAACAAGTATCTGTTGAGAATAAGCTTCTATTGACTGGAACACCTCTGCAAAATAACTTGGCTGAGCTGTGGTCCCTGCTAAATTTCATCCTCCCAGATATTTTTTCATCTCACGAAGAGTTTGAATCTTG GTTCGATTTTTCAGGAAAGTGCAACAATGAAGAGGACAAGGAGCAATTGGAAGAGAAACGAAGGGCACAG GTGGTAGCAAAACTCCATGCTATTTTGCGTCCTTTCCTTTTACGCAGAATGAAAGCCGACGTTGAACATATGCTTCCTCTGAAAAAAGAGATTATCCTTTATGCCACACTGACTGAGCATCAGAAGAACTTCCAGGATCATCTTGTCAATCGGACTTTGGAAAGTCACCTCAGAGAGAGAACAGATACCG CTCATAATGGCATGAAAGGGAGGCTAAATAATTTGATGGTTCAACTTAGGAAGAATTGCAACCACCCTGACCTTTTGGAGTCTTCGTTTGATAGTTCTG GCTTTTATCCTCCAGTGCAACAGATAGTTGAGCAGAGTGGCAAATTTCACTTATTGGACAGATTATTGGCTAAGCTGCTTGCTCGCAATCACAAA GTTTTGATATTTTCTCAATGGACCAAGATTTTGGATATAATGGACTACTATTTTAGTGAAAAAGGATTAGAGGTGTGCAGAATTGATGGCAGTGTTAGATTGGCAGAGCGAAGAAGACAG ATAAATGAATTCAACGATGTCAACAGCGATTGTAAAATCTTTCTCCTTAGCACTCGTGCTGGTGGGCTGGGTATTAATCTCACTGCTGCTGATACCTGCATTCTATATGATAGTGATTGG AATCCTCAGATGGATTTACAGGCTATGGACCGATGCCACCGAATAGGTCAAACAAAACCTGTTCATGTTTACAGACTGTCTACTGCTCAATCCGTGGAG GGTCGAATTCTGAGAAGAGCTTTTAGCAAGTTGAAGCTTGAACATGTGGTGCTTGGGAAGGGACAGTTTCAGCAAGAAAGATCCAAGGCTGATGGAATAGACACAATGACG GAAGAGGAGTTGCTAGCAATCCTTCGTGATGATGAAGATGAAAAAGACAGATGGATTCAGACTGATATTAGTGATGAAGACCTTGAAAGAGTTCTGGATCGCAGTGATCTGGTTATGAAATCATCGGAAGAGGATGAGAAATCTACATCCAAATCAGCTGTTATTCCTCTCAAGGGACCTGGTTGGGAGGTGGTAATCCCAACTGCAACTGGAGGCGTGCTTGCCAACCTAAGCAGTTAA
- the LOC142549596 gene encoding acidic endochitinase-like translates to MAPAPLAAITLFLSICLVLSHSQAGKIAIYWGQNGNEGSLAETCATGNYQFVNIAFLPTFGNGQAPMINLAGHCDPYTNGCTGLSSEIKSCQAKGIKVMLSIGGGAGSYYLSSAADARQVATYLWNNFLGGTSSSRPLGDAVLDGVDFDIEGGTNLYWDDLARYLSNYGKRGKKVYLTAAPQCPFPDYYVGNALQTGLFDYVWVQFYNNPPCQYSSGTTSFEEAWKDWNSIPAGKIFLGLPASPDAAGTGFVPAGELTSQVLPAIKGSAKYGGVMLWDRYHDSGYSSSIKNDV, encoded by the coding sequence ATGGCACCAGCTCCACTGGCTGCAATCACATTATTCCTCTCAATTTGCCTCGTTCTGTCACATTCCCAAGCCGGAAAAATCGCGATCTATTGGGGTCAGAATGGAAATGAAGGCTCATTAGCAGAAACCTGTGCCACCGGAAACTATCAGTTCGTGAACATAGCTTTTCTCCCTACATTTGGCAATGGCCAGGCACCTATGATCAATCTTGCAGGCCATTGTGATCCTTACACAAATGGCTGCACTGGTTTAAGTTCTGAAATCAAGTCCTGTCAGGCGAAAGGCATAAAAGTCATGCTCTCAATCGGAGGAGGGGCCGGAAGTTATTACCTCTCCTCTGCCGCTGATGCCAGACAAGTTGCAACTTATCTTTGGAACAATTTTTTGGGTGGAACATCATCCTCGCGGCCATTAGGTGATGCAGTTTTGGATGGAGTCGACTTTGACATTGAGGGAGGAACAAACCTGTACTGGGATGATTTAGCCCGATACCTTTCTAACTACGGCAAGAGGGGGAAGAAAGTGTACCTTACTGCAGCACCACAGTGCCCGTTCCCTGATTACTACGTTGGGAATGCACTTCAGACAGGACTTTTCGACTATGTTTGGGTGCAATTCTACAATAATCCTCCTTGCCAATACTCTTCTGGAACCACGAGCTTTGAAGAAGCGTGGAAGGATTGGAACTCGATCCCAGCAggaaagatatttcttggattACCAGCATCTCCAGATGCTGCTGGCACAGGATTTGTTCCTGCAGGAGAACTTACTTCACAAGTGCTTCCTGCTATTAAAGGTTCTGCAAAATATGGAGGTGTGATGCTATGGGATAGATATCATGATTCAGGGTACAGTTCTTCCATCAAGAATGACGTTTGA
- the LOC142549595 gene encoding ATP-dependent DNA helicase DDM1-like isoform X1 translates to MAENGAKSEPMADSPTSVLDEEDCKDNLADKVNVEDSSLLLNAMEEVEEKLKEERLKEEGLMTNEPKKEPQLNETQFTKLDELLTQTQLYSEFLLEKMNDITKDGSEDDGETASEVERICGSKRKAGSSYGNRKAKRAVAAMLTRSKDDGSAEDLTLTDEERAEKEQAKLVPLLTGGKLKSYQIKGLKWMISLWQNGLNGILADQMGLGKTIQTISFLAHLKGNGLHGPYLIIAPLSTLSNWLSEIGRFAPSLDAIIYHGDKKERAEIVRKYMPRTIGPNFPIIITSYEVALSDARRHLRHYGWKYLVVDEGHRLKNSKCKLVKELKQVSVENKLLLTGTPLQNNLAELWSLLNFILPDIFSSHEEFESWFDFSGKCNNEEDKEQLEEKRRAQVVAKLHAILRPFLLRRMKADVEHMLPLKKEIILYATLTEHQKNFQDHLVNRTLESHLRERTDTAHNGMKGRLNNLMVQLRKNCNHPDLLESSFDSSGFYPPVQQIVEQSGKFHLLDRLLAKLLARNHKVLIFSQWTKILDIMDYYFSEKGLEVCRIDGSVRLAERRRQINEFNDVNSDCKIFLLSTRAGGLGINLTAADTCILYDSDWNPQMDLQAMDRCHRIGQTKPVHVYRLSTAQSVEGRILRRAFSKLKLEHVVLGKGQFQQERSKADGIDTMTEEELLAILRDDEDEKDRWIQTDISDEDLERVLDRSDLVMKSSEEDEKSTSKSAVIPLKGPGWEVVIPTATGGVLANLSS, encoded by the exons ATGGCTGAGAACGGAGCAAAGAGTGAGCCAATGGCAGATTCCCCGACTTCTGTTCTTGACGAAGAG GACTGCAAGGATAACCTTGCCGATAAAGTGAACGTAGAAGATTCTTCTCTTCTTTTAAATGCCATGGAAGAGGTGGAAGAGAAGTTAAAGGAAGAGCGGCTAAAAGAAGAAGGGCTAATGACAAATGAGCCTAAAAAAGAACCTCAGTTAAACGAAACCCAATTCACTAAACTGGATGAGCTTTTAACTCAGACACAACTTTACTCGGAGTTTCTACTGGAAAAAATGAATGACATTACAAAG GATGGGTCAGAGGACGATGGCGAAACTGCTTCGGAAGTTGAGAGAATCTGTGGTTCCAAGAGAAAGGCTGGTTCAAGCTATGGAAAT AGGAAGGCAAAAAGAGCTGTTGCAGCCATGCTTACAAGATCTAAAGATGATGGTTCTGCTGAAGATTTGACCCTCACAGATGAAGAAAGAGCTGAAAAAGAGCAAGCCAAACTGGTACCTCTGTTGACTGGTGGAAAGTTAAAGTCTTATCAAATTAAAGGTTTGAAGTGGATGATCTCTTTGTGGCAAAATGGACTAAACGGGATCCTCGCTGATCAGATGGGACTCGGGAAAACAATTCAGACTATTTCCTTTCTTGCACACCTCAAAGGAAATGGATTACATGGACCTTATTTGATTATTGCTCCTCTCTCCACTCTCTCTAATTGGTTGAGTGAAATCGGAAG GTTTGCGCCCTCTCTGGATGCAATAATTTACCATGGTGATAAGAAAGAAAGGGCTGAAATTGTTAGAAAGTACATGCCTAGGACAATAGGTCCCAATTTCCCTATTATCATTACTTCTTACGAAGTCGCTCTAAGTGATGCAAGAAGACATTTGAGGCATTACGGCTGGAAATACCTCGTTGTTGATGAG GGGCACAGGTTGAAGAACTCAAAGTGTAAATTGGTGAAGGAACTAAAACAAGTATCTGTTGAGAATAAGCTTCTATTGACTGGAACACCTCTGCAAAATAACTTGGCTGAGCTGTGGTCCCTGCTAAATTTCATCCTCCCAGATATTTTTTCATCTCACGAAGAGTTTGAATCTTG GTTCGATTTTTCAGGAAAGTGCAACAATGAAGAGGACAAGGAGCAATTGGAAGAGAAACGAAGGGCACAG GTGGTAGCAAAACTCCATGCTATTTTGCGTCCTTTCCTTTTACGCAGAATGAAAGCCGACGTTGAACATATGCTTCCTCTGAAAAAAGAGATTATCCTTTATGCCACACTGACTGAGCATCAGAAGAACTTCCAGGATCATCTTGTCAATCGGACTTTGGAAAGTCACCTCAGAGAGAGAACAGATACCG CTCATAATGGCATGAAAGGGAGGCTAAATAATTTGATGGTTCAACTTAGGAAGAATTGCAACCACCCTGACCTTTTGGAGTCTTCGTTTGATAGTTCTG GCTTTTATCCTCCAGTGCAACAGATAGTTGAGCAGAGTGGCAAATTTCACTTATTGGACAGATTATTGGCTAAGCTGCTTGCTCGCAATCACAAA GTTTTGATATTTTCTCAATGGACCAAGATTTTGGATATAATGGACTACTATTTTAGTGAAAAAGGATTAGAGGTGTGCAGAATTGATGGCAGTGTTAGATTGGCAGAGCGAAGAAGACAG ATAAATGAATTCAACGATGTCAACAGCGATTGTAAAATCTTTCTCCTTAGCACTCGTGCTGGTGGGCTGGGTATTAATCTCACTGCTGCTGATACCTGCATTCTATATGATAGTGATTGG AATCCTCAGATGGATTTACAGGCTATGGACCGATGCCACCGAATAGGTCAAACAAAACCTGTTCATGTTTACAGACTGTCTACTGCTCAATCCGTGGAG GGTCGAATTCTGAGAAGAGCTTTTAGCAAGTTGAAGCTTGAACATGTGGTGCTTGGGAAGGGACAGTTTCAGCAAGAAAGATCCAAGGCTGATGGAATAGACACAATGACG GAAGAGGAGTTGCTAGCAATCCTTCGTGATGATGAAGATGAAAAAGACAGATGGATTCAGACTGATATTAGTGATGAAGACCTTGAAAGAGTTCTGGATCGCAGTGATCTGGTTATGAAATCATCGGAAGAGGATGAGAAATCTACATCCAAATCAGCTGTTATTCCTCTCAAGGGACCTGGTTGGGAGGTGGTAATCCCAACTGCAACTGGAGGCGTGCTTGCCAACCTAAGCAGTTAA
- the LOC142549597 gene encoding F-box protein At5g07610-like translates to MDRGKRPGNFLGTRNSKLYMDLKGIIRENALPFLPAKSLLRFQCVCRDWKLQISTPFFAHNQSLSCRDVSGCFYQIPGGPPTFISADPISCGVPDPLLRFLPEPVDIRSSSNGLLCCQGFAGDKPYYICNPVTQQWMKLPKPNADHGHHPAIVLVYEPSLLNFEADYKLVCAFPSTDFNDATEFEVYSSKEGSWKISGEICFAAVHIDPRSGVYANGVVYWKGRGLLCFDVTKDRSQFLNNFMHGILGTIDGKLCVVSINSHKVITNVLNNAYSNTMEMSSRSRMWKETEKVILDKGLFSGNFDQSIIFARSNLLVIRNGGELFSYDWRIKELKAMGKVSDHHRDMISLPYVNSFASL, encoded by the coding sequence ATGGATCGTGGAAAGAGACCTGGAAATTTTTTGGGGACGAGGAACAGTAAGTTGTACAtggatctcaagggcattataCGAGAAAATGCTCTTCCATTTCTTCCGGCCAAATCACTTTTAAGGTTCCAGTGTGTTTGTAGGGACTGGAAACTTCAGATATCGACTCCATTCTTTGCCCACAACCAGTCGCTTTCATGTCGTGACGTTTCAGGTTGCTTTTATCAGATACCTGGAGGACCACCAACATTTATTTCTGCAGACCCAATATCCTGTGGTGTGCCAGATCCGTTGCTAAGATTTTTGCCCGAACCAGTTGACATCAGGTCCTCATCCAACGGACTGCTCTGTTGCCAGGGTTTCGCTGGGGATAAACCGTACTACATTTGCAATCCTGTCACACAGCAGTGGATGAAGCTCCCAAAGCCAAACGCTGATCATGGGCATCATCCAGCTATTGTACTTGTATACGAACCGTCCCTTCTTAACTTTGAGGCTGATTACAAGCTTGTTTGTGCCTTTCCTTCTACTGACTTTAATGATGCCACTGAGTTTGAGGTATATTCTTCCAAAGAAGGATCATGGAAGATTTCCGGGGAAATTTGTTTTGCTGCTGTGCATATCGACCCAAGATCCGGGGTATATGCTAATGGTGTTGTTTACTGGAAAGGTAGAGGTCTCCTTTGTTTTGATGTGACAAAAGATAGATCGCAGTTTCTCAATAATTTCATGCACGGGATTCTGGGAACAATTGATGGAAAGCTCTGCGTGGTTAGTATCAATTCCCACAAGGTGATCACGAACGTGCTGAACAACGCTTACTCTAATACCATGGAAATGTCTAGCCGGTCCCGTATGTGGAAAGAGACAGAAAAAGTTATACTTGATAAGGGACTGTTCAGTGGGAATTTCGACCAGAGTATAATCTTTGCTCGAAGCAATTTGCTGGTGATTAGAAATGGAGGAGAACTGTTTTCTTACGACTGGCGGATAAAAGAATTAAAAGCCATGGGTAAGGTATCTGATCATCATAGAGACATGATATCTTTGCCTTACGTGAATAGCTTTGCGTCCCTTTAA